One stretch of Cygnus olor isolate bCygOlo1 chromosome 1, bCygOlo1.pri.v2, whole genome shotgun sequence DNA includes these proteins:
- the LOC121073592 gene encoding uncharacterized protein LOC121073592 isoform X4 gives MDSSGFRLRFLSYTKTCSVRQESTSEDRKSFDRTSSRQRIGLLSGKTTGNTGDLPPEPRSGHGQPLCLSRGSQHSSPEHPLRFASVAQLRFWTSDAFIN, from the exons ATGGATTCGTCTGGTTTTCGG CTGCGGTTTCTTTCTTACACCAAAACCTGCAGTGTCCGGCAGGAGAGCACGTCGGAAGACAGAAAGAGCTTTGACCGCACGTCCAGCAGGCAACGCATTGGACTCCTTTCAG GAAAGACGACGGGGAACACGGGGGACTTGCCCCCCGAGCCCCGATCTGGGCACGGCCAGCCGCTCTGTCTTTCCAGAGGGTCCCAGCACTCGTCCCCAGAGCATCCGCTGCGATTTGCATCTGTGGCACAGCTGCGATTTTGGACTTCCGACGCGTTTATTAATTAA
- the LOC121073592 gene encoding uncharacterized protein LOC121073592 isoform X3, with protein MDSSGFRLRFLSYTKTCSVRQESTSEDRKSFDRTSSRQRIGLLSDTGSQGGCKAQRREADPPAPGGRGAAGHRGFTPLTCASRCGNKARHGQKHTGECKMELGRTGIPWEGVMEEGWRGGGRDGGREDHLSGVSLPPPYWGQRLLHSKPPLGPCRAAAAAPPVSSWASSCFPSPRAPLRHCPARKPSSDHVLLRQEHVLGGK; from the exons ATGGATTCGTCTGGTTTTCGG CTGCGGTTTCTTTCTTACACCAAAACCTGCAGTGTCCGGCAGGAGAGCACGTCGGAAGACAGAAAGAGCTTTGACCGCACGTCCAGCAGGCAACGCATTGGACTCCTTTCAG ATACTGGGAGCCAGGGGGGCTGCAAGGCGCAACGGCGAGAGGCGGACCCCCCCGCgccgggggggaggggggctgctgGTCACCGCGGCTTCACCCCCCTCACCTGTGCCAGCCGGTGCGGGAACAAGGCTCGACACGGCCAGAAACATACTGGGGAATGCAAAATGGAACTGGGAAGAACGGGAATTCCGTGGGAGGGAGTGatggaggagggatggaggggtggagggagggatggaggaaggGAGGACCACCTGAGTGGGGTCTCGCTCCCTCCTCCGTACTGGGGACAGCGGCTTCTCCACTCCAAGCCTCCGCTGGGACCCTGCCGtgccgcagcagcagccccgccaGTCAGCAGCTGGGCATCGTCTTGTTTTCCCTCCCCTCGGGCTCCCCTTCGCCACTGTCCAGCCAGAAAGCCCAGCTCTGATCACGTTTTATTAAGACAAGAACACGTGCTCGGCGGCAAATAA
- the LOC121073592 gene encoding potassium voltage-gated channel subfamily C member 3-like isoform X2 encodes MDSSGFRLRFLSYTKTCSVRQESTSEDRKSFDRTSSRQRIGLLSGRNQVFLVPRKAASLVQGKRRGSKMSPLTRPDVGLAGSGRAGCGSIAKGIAARGRGVTVEALSSPPGASPGLPALPPSWWPPSRLLPGTGRLRGERDFVGVWGRSRRHKLSVAPRGRASSCPPPPAPLEPHLGLLPAGLLSAPPGCPPSIRPGKTTGNTGDLPPEPRSGHGQPLCLSRGSQHSSPEHPLRFASVAQLRFWTSDAFIN; translated from the exons ATGGATTCGTCTGGTTTTCGG CTGCGGTTTCTTTCTTACACCAAAACCTGCAGTGTCCGGCAGGAGAGCACGTCGGAAGACAGAAAGAGCTTTGACCGCACGTCCAGCAGGCAACGCATTGGACTCCTTTCAGGTCGGAACCAGGTATTTCTTGTACCTCGCAAAGCTGCAAGTCTAGTGCAGGGGAAAAGAAGGGGGTCAAAGATGAGTCCCTTGACGCGACCCGACGTCGGGCTGGCGGGGAGCGGGCGGGCTGGCTGCGGCAGCATAGCCAAGGGCAtcgcggcgcggggccggggggtcACGGTCGAAGCCCTTTCGTCTCCTCCCGGGGCCTCTCCGGGGCTCCCGGCGCTGCCTCCCTCATGGTGGCCGCCGTCGAGGCTGCTCCCAGGTACGGGGAGGCTCAGAGGGGAGCGGGATTTCGTTGGCGTTTGGGGCAGGAGCCGCCGGCACAAGCTTTCCGTggctccccggggcagggccagctcctgccctcctcctcctgcacccctTGAGCCGCACCTCGGCCTCCTCCCCGCGGGCCTCCTCTCCGCTCCCCCTGGCTGCCCTCCTTCTATCCGTCCAGGAAAGACGACGGGGAACACGGGGGACTTGCCCCCCGAGCCCCGATCTGGGCACGGCCAGCCGCTCTGTCTTTCCAGAGGGTCCCAGCACTCGTCCCCAGAGCATCCGCTGCGATTTGCATCTGTGGCACAGCTGCGATTTTGGACTTCCGACGCGTTTATTAATTAA
- the LOC121073592 gene encoding uncharacterized protein LOC121073592 isoform X1 — MAESASLSLSPCFCNSPETRGCHWAVSHCNPPTFFLSLSLSPSFFFFFFFFFFLKERMTTERHRSRSGCNAPSLPGPALSVRPALGAVPTRSALHFGAARSVPRRRQLLGSGSETSWRSRQLLVNCFMMGGCPSSPEGLRRPLQPRRALGSCCPCCCKSSSGFGGPLYKKKKKKKKKKGRARCLSPPKREIKTCTLVASWWGWLWRERRGERTGGQQPGDGGERGPRCPAGREPLPQPPGAELPPLPFPPSFPEDAGRARRFAGGSAPSPLRAPRAPGRGELAPTLLRPAGAPRPAEQWIRLVFGCGFFLTPKPAVSGRRARRKTERALTARPAGNALDSFQVGTRKDDGEHGGLAPRAPIWARPAALSFQRVPALVPRASAAICICGTAAILDFRRVY, encoded by the exons ATGGCAGAAagtgcctctctctctctctctccctgtttCTGCAACTCTCCTGAGACTCGGGGCTGCCATTGGGCAGTCAGTCACTGCAATCCGcctactttttttctctccctctctctctctccctccttttttttttttttttttttttttttttttttaaaggagaggATGACAACGGAGAGACACCGATCTCGCTCGGGCTGCAATGCACCCTCTCTCCCCGGGCCAGCCCTGTCCGTACGCCCAGCTCTCGGAGCGGTCCCCACCCGCTCAGCGCTGCATTTTGGGGCGGCTCGCTCCGTGCCTCGGCGAAGGCAGCTCTTGGGCTCTGGCTCGGAGACGTCCTGGAGGAGCCGGCAGCTCCTGGTTAATTGCTTTATGATGGGtggctgccccagctcccccgAAGGGCTCCGCCGTCCCCTCCAGCCCCGGAGGGCTCTTGGCTCTTGTTGCCCCTGCTGTTGCAAATCAAGCTCTGGTTTCGGGGGAcctctgtacaaaaaaaaaaaaaaaaaaaaaaaaaaaaaaggacgtGCACGTTGTCTTAGCCCGCCtaagagagaaataaagacGTGCACACTCGTAGCTTCCTGGTGGGGCTGGCTTTGGCGTGAGAGAAGGGGGGAAAGGACGGGTGGGCAGCAGCCGGGTGACGGGGGCGAGCGGGGGCCGCGGTGCCCGGCCGGCCGGGAGCctctcccgcagcccccgggggcagAACTGCcgcctctccccttccctccttctttcccagAGGATGCAGGGCGGGCTAGGCGCTTTGCCGGCGGATCAGCCCCCTCTCCCCTGCGTGCCCCTCgggccccgggccggggggagcTCGCCCCGACCCTGCTGCGGCCAGCGGGAGCCCCTCGCCCCGCGGAGCAATGGATTCGTCTGGTTTTCGG CTGCGGTTTCTTTCTTACACCAAAACCTGCAGTGTCCGGCAGGAGAGCACGTCGGAAGACAGAAAGAGCTTTGACCGCACGTCCAGCAGGCAACGCATTGGACTCCTTTCAGGTCGGAACCAG GAAAGACGACGGGGAACACGGGGGACTTGCCCCCCGAGCCCCGATCTGGGCACGGCCAGCCGCTCTGTCTTTCCAGAGGGTCCCAGCACTCGTCCCCAGAGCATCCGCTGCGATTTGCATCTGTGGCACAGCTGCGATTTTGGACTTCCGACGCGTTTATTAA